A DNA window from Propionispora vibrioides contains the following coding sequences:
- a CDS encoding DEAD/DEAH box helicase, producing the protein MSEPFIKLGLSKELAQALQDSRIETPTPVQQQVIPLALTGKDVVGQSATGTGKTLAYLLPLLQKIDAGRRETQAIVLAPTHELAIQIQRQLEELIQKSGLPIASAPMIGNVNISRQIDKLKEKPHILVGSSGRILELIQKRKLSAQTVKTIVLDEADRLLDDNNRDSVKAVIKTTQRDRQLLLFSATFTPAVREQVQGLTQAAIWVELGDEIKIPAGITHLYVVAEQRDKIELLRKLTGHLAVQKALVFINKSDNILNVTEKLAYHDIAVAGLHGSSLKNERKKAMDDFRSGRVKLLVVSDLAARGLDIPDVTHVFNLEFPEDPKLYLHRAGRTGRAGKSGTVLSLITPGEAALIPRLEKILNIEMAAKKLLRGKLIDTVVRPRTAVTGRTNKVRPVPKQPER; encoded by the coding sequence ATGAGTGAACCGTTTATCAAACTCGGGCTTAGCAAAGAACTGGCCCAGGCCCTGCAGGACAGTCGGATTGAGACGCCGACCCCGGTGCAGCAGCAAGTCATTCCCCTGGCGCTGACCGGTAAAGACGTAGTGGGACAGTCGGCGACCGGGACAGGCAAAACCCTGGCCTACCTGTTGCCGCTGCTACAGAAAATCGATGCCGGCCGCCGGGAGACGCAGGCTATTGTGCTGGCGCCCACCCATGAACTGGCTATTCAGATCCAGCGTCAACTGGAAGAACTGATTCAAAAGTCCGGCTTGCCGATAGCGTCGGCGCCGATGATCGGCAATGTGAATATTTCCCGCCAGATCGATAAATTAAAGGAAAAACCGCATATTCTAGTGGGCTCAAGCGGCCGGATACTGGAATTGATTCAAAAAAGAAAACTGTCGGCTCAGACGGTGAAAACCATCGTACTGGATGAAGCGGACCGGCTGTTGGACGACAATAACCGTGACAGCGTCAAGGCCGTCATTAAAACGACACAGCGCGATCGTCAGTTGCTGCTGTTTTCGGCTACCTTTACACCCGCCGTACGGGAACAAGTGCAGGGACTGACTCAGGCGGCGATCTGGGTCGAACTGGGTGATGAAATAAAGATTCCGGCAGGCATTACTCATCTGTATGTTGTCGCGGAACAACGGGATAAAATTGAATTATTGCGCAAACTAACCGGTCATTTGGCGGTGCAGAAGGCCCTTGTATTCATAAATAAAAGCGATAACATTCTGAATGTGACAGAAAAGCTGGCCTATCACGACATAGCGGTAGCCGGATTGCATGGCAGTTCGCTGAAAAATGAGCGAAAAAAGGCAATGGACGATTTTCGCAGCGGCCGGGTAAAATTGTTAGTGGTTTCCGATTTAGCGGCCCGGGGCCTGGATATTCCCGATGTTACCCATGTATTCAATCTGGAATTTCCGGAAGATCCCAAGCTGTATCTGCACCGGGCCGGCAGAACGGGACGGGCCGGTAAAAGCGGGACGGTTCTGTCTCTGATTACGCCGGGCGAAGCCGCCCTGATTCCCCGGCTGGAAAAGATTTTGAACATTGAAATGGCAGCTAAGAAACTGTTACGTGGCAAGCTGATCGATACGGTAGTCAGGCCGCGGACCGCAGTAACCGGCCGTACCAACAAGGTCCGTCCAGTGCCGAAACAGCCAGAGCGCTGA
- a CDS encoding HD domain-containing phosphohydrolase, whose amino-acid sequence MIFHINPINLLRALSMALELSHGIGLSKHHWRTAVISERLASHIGVDDQQRQVAVYAALLHDIGAASNWEERLQLVNPQAGHNLQAHAETGYRLLKDSAQLGMLAEPIRHHHDLWNGPGNDRVKGESIPLAARLIHLADRVEVLIRGDRNILEQRTAILTKIRQLSGIWFDPALVRALEELSRQESFWLDLVNPSYYQNFFRNVDDYTWMRFTVDDIIDIAEIFATIIDATSSFTATHSRTVTEVCSILSRIRGFSEQEVKTMRIAGLLHDLGKLSVPNAILEKPGKLTAKEYVIVKQHPYYTYRILEQINGFETIAQWAAYHHETLDGRGYPFRLGAANLTLGSRIVAVADVFTALTENRPYRAPMSLAQAEKIMRTMVAEQKLDGNIVADLFHYGIEAYALVQATSLLYLKKDDDDILTKVGC is encoded by the coding sequence ATGATATTTCATATTAACCCGATCAATCTTTTGCGGGCCCTATCCATGGCACTGGAGTTATCCCATGGTATTGGGCTGTCGAAACACCACTGGCGAACGGCTGTCATCAGCGAACGGCTTGCCTCGCATATCGGTGTAGATGACCAGCAGCGGCAGGTTGCGGTATATGCGGCTTTGCTGCACGATATCGGCGCGGCTTCCAACTGGGAAGAACGGCTGCAGTTGGTAAATCCGCAGGCCGGTCATAACCTGCAGGCCCATGCGGAGACAGGCTACCGGTTGCTTAAGGATTCGGCTCAGCTTGGCATGTTGGCGGAGCCGATTCGTCATCATCATGATCTGTGGAATGGACCGGGGAATGATCGCGTTAAAGGAGAAAGTATACCGCTGGCTGCCAGGCTGATTCATTTGGCCGACCGGGTGGAAGTACTCATCCGGGGTGACCGTAATATTCTGGAACAGAGGACAGCTATCCTAACGAAAATCCGTCAGTTGAGCGGAATCTGGTTTGATCCGGCGCTGGTCCGGGCTCTGGAGGAATTGTCACGGCAGGAGAGCTTCTGGCTGGATTTAGTCAATCCTTCCTATTATCAAAACTTTTTTCGTAATGTGGATGACTATACCTGGATGCGATTTACCGTGGATGATATTATTGACATTGCGGAGATTTTTGCCACGATTATTGATGCTACCAGCAGCTTTACCGCCACACATTCCCGGACAGTAACGGAAGTGTGTTCCATTTTGTCCCGAATCAGAGGGTTCAGTGAGCAGGAAGTCAAGACGATGCGTATCGCCGGGCTGCTGCACGATCTGGGCAAACTGTCCGTTCCCAACGCTATTTTGGAAAAGCCGGGTAAGCTTACCGCCAAAGAATATGTCATTGTGAAACAGCATCCTTATTATACTTACCGGATTTTGGAGCAGATCAACGGTTTTGAGACCATTGCCCAATGGGCGGCTTATCACCATGAGACGCTGGATGGGCGTGGTTATCCGTTCCGTCTGGGTGCGGCTAACCTGACGCTGGGCTCCCGGATTGTCGCCGTTGCCGATGTATTTACCGCGTTGACCGAAAATCGTCCATACCGGGCGCCTATGTCCCTGGCGCAGGCGGAAAAAATCATGCGAACCATGGTTGCCGAGCAAAAACTGGACGGTAATATTGTGGCTGATTTGTTTCATTATGGAATAGAGGCATATGCTTTGGTTCAGGCAACCTCGTTGCTCTATCTTAAAAAAGACGACGATGATATTTTAACAAAGGTTGGTTGTTGA
- a CDS encoding pyridoxamine 5'-phosphate oxidase family protein: MFKPMRRKEKQLSELETNKIMADGEYGTLATLGDNGYPYAAPLNYAYDEAGQAIYFHSALTGNKVDNMNHESKVCFSVVGYTRLLPEKFDTEYDSAIAFGKVLPVNDGSEKERALELLIKKYSAEFWQQGLEYIARSQRHTAVYKIQVEHLTGKRGR, encoded by the coding sequence ATGTTTAAACCGATGAGAAGGAAAGAAAAGCAGTTAAGTGAGCTGGAAACAAATAAAATTATGGCTGACGGAGAGTACGGGACACTGGCCACCCTGGGAGATAACGGCTATCCGTATGCCGCCCCACTGAACTATGCTTATGACGAAGCCGGACAGGCTATTTATTTTCACTCGGCACTGACCGGGAACAAAGTAGACAACATGAACCACGAGTCTAAGGTATGTTTTTCGGTGGTAGGCTATACCCGGCTGTTGCCGGAAAAGTTTGATACCGAGTACGACAGTGCCATTGCCTTTGGGAAAGTCCTGCCGGTAAACGATGGGTCGGAGAAGGAAAGGGCCCTGGAACTGCTGATAAAAAAGTACTCTGCAGAGTTTTGGCAGCAGGGGCTGGAGTATATTGCCCGCAGCCAGCGGCACACGGCTGTTTATAAAATACAGGTGGAGCATTTGACTGGAAAACGGGGACGTTAA